The bacterium genome includes a window with the following:
- a CDS encoding 50S ribosomal protein L9, translated as MKIILLESVENLGTVGDIVTVKDGYGRNFLIPQGMASIADTKKVNAITHQKKALEAKRRRVTDQAEALAKELSGISLSFARKTADGSRIFGSVTPLDLEKAIHDKGYVAVSRKQIHIENPIKHVGEFDVAIKLDGGIRSNIKVTVTEEK; from the coding sequence ATGAAAATTATCCTTCTCGAATCCGTTGAAAACCTCGGCACCGTCGGCGACATCGTCACGGTAAAGGATGGTTACGGTAGAAATTTCCTGATCCCCCAGGGTATGGCTTCCATCGCCGACACCAAGAAGGTGAACGCCATCACCCATCAGAAAAAGGCCCTCGAAGCGAAGAGACGCCGCGTTACCGATCAGGCCGAGGCTCTTGCCAAAGAACTGTCCGGCATCTCCCTCTCCTTCGCCCGCAAGACCGCCGACGGCAGCCGCATCTTCGGCTCCGTCACCCCCCTGGATCTGGAGAAAGCCATCCACGACAAGGGTTACGTCGCGGTCAGCCGCAAGCAGATCCACATCGAGAACCCCATCAAGCACGTCGGTGAGTTTGATGTTGCAATCAAGCTCGATGGTGGAATACGCTCGAACATCAAGGTAACGGTCACCGAAGAAAAGTAA